From a region of the Geothrix sp. 21YS21S-2 genome:
- a CDS encoding DUF4339 domain-containing protein yields MSEAWSYIQNGATQGPVPQEALQDLLASGKVGWDALVWRQGLADWTQAGALPELRVVPPPPPAPPGALAPPREGGAVQAAVVDALRATRPWVRFMGVLGILGTILLVVVALVFLGMTQGPLRGMPAGMRVVLPGIYLVMAAFQVPPVLFLNRYASRITDLLRDGSPEALAEALRAQKSFWRYVGIMTLVVLCLYALVAVVGIGAAVFMGGMRRF; encoded by the coding sequence ATGAGCGAAGCCTGGAGCTACATCCAGAATGGAGCCACGCAGGGCCCCGTGCCCCAGGAGGCCCTCCAGGACCTTCTGGCTTCGGGCAAGGTGGGCTGGGACGCCCTGGTCTGGCGCCAGGGACTCGCCGACTGGACCCAGGCGGGGGCCCTCCCCGAGCTGCGCGTGGTCCCGCCGCCGCCCCCCGCCCCTCCGGGAGCCCTGGCCCCTCCCCGGGAGGGCGGCGCCGTCCAGGCCGCCGTGGTGGACGCCCTGCGCGCCACCCGCCCCTGGGTGCGCTTCATGGGCGTCCTGGGCATCCTCGGCACGATCCTCCTCGTCGTGGTGGCCCTGGTTTTCCTGGGCATGACCCAGGGGCCCCTGCGCGGCATGCCCGCGGGGATGCGCGTGGTGCTGCCCGGCATCTACCTCGTCATGGCCGCGTTCCAGGTCCCGCCCGTGCTCTTCCTGAACCGCTACGCGAGCCGCATCACCGACCTGCTCCGGGACGGAAGCCCCGAGGCGCTGGCCGAGGCCCTGCGCGCCCAGAAATCCTTCTGGCGCTACGTGGGCATCATGACGCTGGTGGTCCTTTGCCTCTATGCCCTGGTGGCCGTGGTGGGCATCGGCGCGGCGGTCTTCATGGGCGGCATGCGCAGGTTCTGA
- a CDS encoding cyclase family protein, whose amino-acid sequence MTRIIDITAVLSPRLAVWPGDVGFSREILARLEDGGAADCSAMTTTLHAGTHADAPGHILPGGQAMDAVDLAPYLGPCEVIEVTLPPGERIHPRHLAGPVRAPRVLFRTNSYADPERFAGTFNALSPELIHNLRDQGCVLAGLDTPSVDPFDSIALESHHALFGCGMRCLEGLRLEGVAPGLYTLVALPLRIEGGDGSPVRAVLVAEF is encoded by the coding sequence GTGACCCGGATCATCGACATCACCGCCGTCCTCTCCCCGCGCCTCGCGGTCTGGCCCGGGGACGTCGGCTTCAGCCGGGAGATCCTCGCGCGCCTGGAGGACGGGGGCGCCGCCGATTGCAGCGCCATGACCACGACCCTCCACGCCGGCACCCACGCCGACGCCCCCGGCCACATCCTCCCGGGGGGCCAGGCCATGGACGCCGTGGATCTTGCCCCCTACCTGGGGCCCTGCGAAGTCATCGAGGTGACCCTGCCGCCCGGGGAGCGCATCCACCCACGGCACCTGGCCGGCCCCGTCCGGGCCCCGCGCGTGCTGTTCAGGACGAATTCCTACGCGGATCCCGAGCGGTTCGCCGGGACCTTCAACGCCCTGTCCCCGGAGCTGATCCACAACCTCCGGGACCAGGGCTGCGTGCTCGCGGGCCTCGACACGCCTTCGGTGGACCCCTTCGATTCCATCGCCCTGGAGAGCCACCACGCCCTCTTCGGATGCGGCATGCGGTGCCTGGAGGGCCTGCGCCTGGAGGGCGTGGCGCCGGGGCTCTACACCCTGGTTGCGCTGCCGCTCAGGATCGAGGGCGGGGACGGTTCTCCCGTGCGGGCGGTGCTGGTGGCTGAATTCTGA
- a CDS encoding MFS transporter, whose protein sequence is MSRPRELGPGPIFAMACACGIAVANIYYNQPMLGLLRRTFPGGMAVSLIPTVTQLGYAAGLFFLVPLGDLLERRRLITVQFMGLVLATLMAAAAPNGWALVGASLLIGVGSTVAQQILPVAASLASDHRRGAVVGGVMSGLLTGILLSRTLSGFVGAHWGWRSVFWLAAPMALAGAAIMRFLPPSLPAASMGYGRLMGSLLHLWRGEPRLRRAASTQALLFAAFSAFWTTLALHLEQPPFLRGAGLAGLFGVIGAIGILAAPLAGRMADRRGPGPVVMAGTCVVLAGWLVLVAWNSLAGMAVGVVLLDFGVQSALIAHQQLVFGLRAEARNRLNTLFMTGMFLGGSVGSSGAMLAWRTLGWTGVGAFGVALGLAAACLQVRPIRMNSK, encoded by the coding sequence ATGAGCCGGCCCCGCGAACTGGGTCCCGGCCCGATCTTCGCCATGGCCTGCGCGTGCGGGATCGCGGTGGCGAACATCTACTACAACCAGCCCATGCTCGGCCTCCTCCGCCGGACCTTCCCCGGGGGAATGGCGGTGAGCCTCATCCCCACCGTCACCCAGCTGGGCTACGCCGCGGGCCTCTTCTTCCTGGTGCCCCTGGGCGACCTCCTGGAAAGGCGGCGGCTGATCACGGTGCAGTTCATGGGACTGGTGCTCGCGACCCTCATGGCCGCCGCGGCCCCCAACGGCTGGGCCCTGGTGGGCGCCTCGCTCCTCATCGGGGTCGGTTCCACCGTCGCCCAGCAGATCCTCCCGGTGGCCGCGTCCCTGGCCTCCGACCACCGCCGGGGCGCGGTGGTGGGCGGCGTGATGAGCGGCCTGCTCACCGGCATCCTCCTGAGCCGGACCCTGTCGGGCTTCGTGGGGGCCCACTGGGGCTGGAGGTCGGTGTTCTGGCTCGCCGCCCCCATGGCCCTCGCCGGCGCCGCCATCATGCGGTTCCTGCCCCCGAGCCTTCCGGCGGCCTCCATGGGGTACGGCCGGCTCATGGGTTCGCTCCTCCACCTCTGGCGCGGGGAGCCGCGGCTGCGCCGCGCGGCGTCGACCCAGGCCCTGCTCTTCGCGGCCTTCAGCGCCTTCTGGACGACCCTGGCGCTGCACCTGGAGCAGCCCCCCTTCCTCCGGGGCGCGGGCCTGGCCGGGCTCTTCGGGGTGATCGGGGCGATCGGGATCCTCGCGGCCCCCCTCGCCGGGCGCATGGCGGACCGCCGGGGCCCGGGCCCCGTGGTGATGGCCGGCACCTGCGTGGTGCTGGCCGGGTGGCTGGTGCTGGTGGCCTGGAATTCCCTGGCGGGCATGGCGGTGGGGGTCGTGCTTTTGGATTTCGGCGTGCAGAGTGCCCTCATCGCCCACCAGCAGCTGGTCTTCGGGCTCCGGGCCGAGGCCCGCAACCGCCTGAACACCCTGTTCATGACCGGCATGTTCCTGGGCGGCAGCGTGGGCTCCAGCGGCGCGATGCTGGCGTGGAGGACCCTGGGCTGGACAGGCGTCGGCGCCTTCGGCGTCGCCCTGGGGCTGGCGGCGGCCTGCCTCCAGGTCCGCCCCATTCGTATGAATTCAAAATGA
- a CDS encoding DNA/RNA non-specific endonuclease yields MKVLRIALLMLAALGAFAADVFFGGVQPRSPEPVTVVAYTAYTLGYSEKGKVPLWSVYTVTGPQGEPEAVARKGMPFFTEEATQARVTTRDYAGSGYSRGHMTPFAAIAYAFGRDAARETFSMANMVPQLQKHNGGIWSRLEEAVSGSRTGGGFRPGLTGRSAQIWVYTGPVLGGGATIGAREIAVPEALWKAVIWITPAGATRACAWIIPHEEGLEAAAWMAYATTLAKVRERSGVDLVPGNPGDLDARCDAVEVLP; encoded by the coding sequence GTGAAAGTTCTGCGCATCGCGCTTCTGATGCTGGCCGCCCTGGGCGCCTTCGCCGCGGACGTCTTCTTCGGGGGGGTCCAGCCCCGGAGCCCGGAACCCGTGACGGTGGTGGCCTACACGGCCTACACCCTCGGCTATTCGGAAAAGGGCAAGGTGCCCCTCTGGAGCGTGTACACCGTGACCGGGCCCCAGGGTGAGCCGGAGGCGGTCGCGCGCAAGGGCATGCCGTTCTTCACGGAGGAGGCCACCCAGGCGCGGGTGACCACCCGCGACTACGCCGGGTCGGGCTACAGCCGGGGCCACATGACCCCCTTCGCGGCCATCGCCTACGCCTTCGGCCGGGACGCCGCCCGGGAGACGTTCTCCATGGCCAACATGGTCCCCCAGCTCCAGAAGCACAACGGGGGCATCTGGTCCCGCCTGGAGGAGGCCGTGAGCGGCTCCCGCACGGGCGGCGGGTTCCGGCCGGGGCTGACCGGGAGGTCCGCGCAGATCTGGGTCTACACCGGGCCGGTGCTCGGCGGCGGCGCCACCATCGGCGCCAGGGAGATCGCGGTGCCCGAAGCCCTGTGGAAGGCCGTCATCTGGATCACCCCCGCGGGCGCCACCCGGGCCTGCGCCTGGATCATCCCCCACGAGGAGGGCCTGGAGGCCGCGGCCTGGATGGCCTACGCCACGACGCTGGCCAAGGTGCGCGAGCGCAGCGGCGTGGACCTGGTGCCCGGGAATCCCGGCGACCTGGACGCGCGGTGCGACGCCGTCGAGGTGCTCCCGTGA
- a CDS encoding M28 family peptidase, producing MRRHLVALGALAAGVLLGLAVLVLPAPAPPGPGFSALRARAHLDVLARAPHSVRDQASLAPVRDYIRGRLEGLGLKPGTLRHPEVTDRSGHRYPLENIAAGIPGRSGSSVLLVSHYDAAPASLGAADDGLGVAAMLEIAGLLARSPEPLENGVRFLFTDAEESGLLGARAEMERNPGLYRDVNLVINLEARGVRGPAVMFETGRRNLATIRLFRKARWPFGYSFAPEVYRRMPNGTDFTVFSRAGLPGMNFAVLDDLSFYHTPRDNPGNVSMASLQHYGEQILPMVRAYAADPALAGKDAFASREDMVYFPCLPGVLVSWPMGWDRALCVFLVLCFHGVMVWNLARGRARILSIAGWFLAWTGLAAAALAAGAGTSFLASRVTGIPWRFTYMPNVPLERPITWVLLFLVALAAYALARRSAGRSALIGAMGLNLLVLAALARVMPGAAFLFSVPLLAAFGSLVLADLTGRPWLALAGAVVPVALFVPVLHLVSLALTLGALAALLLMAALPLGMAAALAADPALRRGARTR from the coding sequence GTGAGGCGCCACCTCGTCGCCCTGGGGGCGCTGGCCGCCGGCGTCCTGCTGGGCCTGGCCGTCCTGGTCCTGCCCGCGCCCGCGCCGCCCGGTCCGGGCTTTTCGGCCCTGCGGGCCCGGGCGCACCTCGACGTCCTCGCCCGGGCGCCCCACTCCGTGCGGGACCAGGCCTCCCTCGCCCCGGTGCGGGACTACATCCGCGGGCGCCTGGAGGGCCTGGGGCTCAAGCCCGGGACCCTGCGCCACCCCGAGGTCACCGACCGCTCCGGGCACCGCTATCCGCTCGAGAACATCGCCGCCGGCATTCCGGGACGCAGCGGCTCCTCGGTGCTGCTGGTCTCCCACTACGACGCGGCGCCCGCGTCCCTGGGCGCCGCCGACGACGGCCTGGGCGTGGCGGCCATGCTGGAGATCGCGGGCCTCCTGGCCCGGAGCCCGGAGCCCCTGGAGAACGGCGTGCGCTTCCTCTTCACCGACGCCGAGGAATCCGGCCTCCTGGGCGCGCGCGCCGAGATGGAGCGCAACCCCGGTCTCTACCGGGACGTGAACCTGGTCATCAACCTCGAGGCCCGGGGCGTGCGGGGGCCGGCCGTGATGTTCGAGACGGGCCGGAGGAACCTCGCGACCATCCGCCTCTTCCGCAAGGCCCGCTGGCCCTTCGGGTACTCCTTCGCGCCCGAGGTGTACCGGCGCATGCCCAACGGCACCGACTTCACGGTCTTCAGCCGGGCGGGGCTGCCCGGGATGAACTTCGCGGTGCTCGACGACCTCTCCTTCTACCACACCCCCCGGGACAACCCGGGCAACGTCTCCATGGCCTCCCTGCAGCACTACGGGGAACAGATCCTGCCCATGGTAAGGGCCTACGCGGCGGACCCCGCCCTGGCCGGTAAGGACGCCTTCGCTTCCAGGGAGGACATGGTCTACTTCCCGTGCCTGCCCGGGGTGCTGGTGTCCTGGCCCATGGGGTGGGACCGGGCCCTGTGCGTATTCCTGGTCCTGTGCTTCCACGGGGTGATGGTCTGGAACCTGGCCCGGGGCCGCGCGCGGATCCTGTCCATCGCGGGATGGTTCCTGGCCTGGACGGGCCTGGCCGCGGCCGCCCTGGCCGCCGGGGCGGGCACCAGCTTCCTGGCCTCGCGGGTCACCGGGATACCCTGGCGGTTCACCTACATGCCGAACGTGCCGCTGGAGCGGCCCATCACCTGGGTCCTCCTGTTCCTGGTGGCCCTGGCGGCCTACGCGCTGGCCCGCAGGAGCGCGGGGCGCTCGGCCCTCATCGGCGCCATGGGCCTCAACCTGCTGGTCCTGGCCGCGCTGGCGCGGGTGATGCCCGGGGCGGCTTTCCTGTTCTCCGTGCCGCTGCTGGCGGCCTTCGGGTCCCTGGTCCTGGCGGACCTGACCGGGCGGCCCTGGCTGGCCCTGGCCGGCGCGGTGGTCCCGGTGGCGCTCTTCGTGCCGGTGCTGCACCTGGTGTCCCTGGCCCTGACCCTGGGCGCCCTGGCGGCGCTGCTCCTGATGGCGGCGCTGCCCCTGGGGATGGCGGCGGCCCTCGCGGCGGATCCGGCGTTGCGCAGGGGAGCTAGGACCCGCTGA
- a CDS encoding mucoidy inhibitor MuiA family protein, whose translation MRIEWLLPCLALTLAAESPVGLNAPIRKVRLHPDEAWVTRVGQAKFAGAGVHRLLLKDLPQGLELDDVRVAARGPQGSRLGDLSVGAEPRKVTETAEYKALKAEWEGVRDRQDALEAEGESIAKELAFLSGLQAGYDKEISARMTGALPGAAAVVELSKGLQGRFGEVLTRERRRRRELEKVKEEFRRLDEDLQKRAAERTSSPAQATVEVATDRGGEVEVEFTYRIRGAGWVPTYEARLAGDGRKLELAIFATIRQGTGEDWKGVQVEITNARSGRSLALAQYGGPRLIDSVLPALQVAERQMKSKGGLTPGIAQNLYLPPARGVVEVAAANLTMDAAEAQPLEEARGIAATWALEGLKDIPADNEAHRFRILGREQEPSLALVATPRLDPTVHRVARFPVPAGIPLFPGAAVVHYAGTQRVGQTALEMPLPGAPFQFGFGPYRGVRVELRQVEALKEAVGTFTKDIQWTLRERMEVSNDTAEAVQVELQDREVRASSDKVRITPLPEATPSREASVPGVRAWTLPVEPRGKGTVTLGAQIRIPAGCVLTGADDLHLPR comes from the coding sequence ATGCGAATCGAATGGCTGCTGCCCTGCCTTGCCCTCACCCTGGCCGCCGAGTCCCCCGTGGGCTTGAACGCGCCCATCCGGAAGGTGCGGCTCCACCCCGACGAGGCCTGGGTCACCCGGGTGGGCCAGGCGAAGTTCGCGGGGGCCGGCGTGCACCGCCTCCTGCTCAAGGACCTGCCCCAGGGCCTGGAGCTGGACGACGTGCGGGTCGCGGCCAGGGGGCCCCAGGGCTCGCGCCTGGGGGACCTGAGCGTCGGCGCCGAACCCCGCAAGGTCACCGAGACGGCCGAGTACAAGGCCCTGAAGGCCGAGTGGGAAGGCGTTCGCGACCGGCAGGATGCCCTGGAGGCCGAAGGGGAATCCATCGCCAAGGAGCTGGCCTTCCTGTCCGGGCTTCAGGCGGGCTACGACAAGGAGATCTCAGCCCGCATGACCGGCGCCCTTCCGGGCGCGGCCGCGGTGGTGGAGCTGAGCAAGGGCCTCCAGGGCCGCTTCGGCGAGGTCCTCACCCGCGAGCGCCGGCGCCGGAGGGAACTGGAGAAGGTGAAGGAGGAATTCCGGCGCCTGGACGAGGACTTGCAAAAGCGCGCCGCGGAGCGCACCTCCAGCCCCGCCCAGGCCACCGTGGAAGTGGCCACCGACCGGGGCGGGGAGGTGGAGGTGGAGTTCACCTACCGCATCCGCGGCGCGGGCTGGGTGCCCACGTACGAGGCCCGCCTCGCGGGCGACGGCAGGAAGCTCGAGCTGGCGATCTTCGCCACCATCCGCCAGGGGACGGGGGAGGACTGGAAGGGCGTGCAGGTGGAGATCACCAATGCCCGCAGCGGGCGCAGCCTGGCCCTGGCCCAGTACGGCGGGCCCCGGCTCATCGATTCCGTGCTCCCGGCCCTCCAGGTGGCGGAGCGGCAGATGAAGAGCAAAGGCGGCCTCACGCCCGGCATCGCCCAGAACCTGTACCTCCCGCCTGCCCGTGGGGTGGTGGAGGTCGCCGCGGCCAATCTCACCATGGACGCCGCCGAGGCCCAGCCCCTGGAGGAGGCCCGGGGGATCGCGGCCACCTGGGCCCTGGAGGGCCTCAAGGACATCCCCGCGGACAACGAGGCCCACCGCTTCCGCATCCTCGGCCGGGAGCAGGAACCGTCCCTGGCCCTGGTGGCCACGCCGCGCCTGGACCCCACGGTCCACCGGGTGGCGCGCTTCCCGGTACCCGCGGGGATCCCGCTCTTCCCGGGCGCGGCGGTGGTGCACTACGCGGGGACCCAACGGGTGGGCCAGACCGCCCTGGAGATGCCGCTGCCCGGCGCGCCCTTCCAGTTCGGGTTCGGCCCATACCGGGGCGTGCGGGTTGAGCTGCGCCAGGTGGAGGCCCTGAAGGAGGCCGTGGGCACCTTCACCAAGGACATCCAGTGGACGCTCCGGGAGCGCATGGAGGTGTCCAACGACACCGCCGAGGCGGTCCAGGTGGAGCTCCAAGACCGGGAGGTCAGGGCCTCCAGCGACAAGGTCCGCATCACGCCCCTGCCCGAGGCCACCCCCAGCCGGGAAGCCTCCGTGCCCGGGGTTCGCGCCTGGACCCTGCCGGTGGAGCCTCGCGGCAAGGGCACCGTGACCCTGGGCGCCCAGATCCGGATCCCCGCCGGGTGCGTGCTCACCGGCGCCGACGACCTCCACCTGCCCAGGTAG
- a CDS encoding DUF4337 domain-containing protein, with translation MADEKKEPWLNFLALTTVILAVCATMATFKGGGYSTRSVMSQAQASDQWAFYQAKSMKSNLYEISVQQLELQAAGASGERAADLKSKASEWAKKVAAYDQEKAAIQAEARRLEKVREEAQKHSAAFGIAVIYLQISILLSSIAALLKKQPVWWLGLAVGAVGILYFINGFLLFL, from the coding sequence ATGGCTGACGAAAAGAAGGAACCCTGGCTGAACTTCCTCGCCCTGACCACGGTCATCCTGGCGGTGTGCGCCACCATGGCCACCTTCAAGGGCGGGGGCTACTCCACGCGCTCGGTCATGAGCCAGGCCCAGGCCTCGGACCAGTGGGCCTTCTACCAGGCCAAGAGCATGAAGTCGAACCTCTACGAGATCAGCGTCCAGCAGCTGGAGCTGCAGGCCGCGGGCGCCTCCGGGGAGCGGGCCGCGGACCTGAAGTCGAAGGCGTCGGAATGGGCGAAGAAGGTGGCCGCCTACGACCAGGAGAAGGCCGCGATCCAGGCCGAGGCCCGGCGCCTCGAGAAGGTGCGGGAGGAGGCCCAGAAGCATTCCGCGGCCTTCGGCATCGCCGTCATCTACCTGCAGATCTCCATCCTGCTCTCGTCCATCGCGGCCCTGCTGAAGAAGCAGCCCGTGTGGTGGCTGGGGCTGGCGGTGGGCGCGGTGGGAATCCTCTACTTCATCAACGGATTCCTGCTCTTCCTCTAG
- a CDS encoding bifunctional diguanylate cyclase/phosphodiesterase: MLLKDMEASELVEHLAKARTEVAQLKAQLEGLRDQDPLTGLPNRFRLADRTGQAILMAHRQGNMVAVLFIELDRFKSINQTLGFADSDDLCLQLTRRISVLLRPGDTLARVGSDQFAVLLPEVRDPLEPLRIAQGILDALCIPYRVSKREVRLTASIGISLSPQDGDNASTLQKEAENACNRAKGSGGNAIQCTTLTLSEAAFERQQMDAFLGESLAKNEMRIFYQPQFNMEGHIIGMEALLRWQHPVLGAVPPSKFIPLAEENLFIHTLGEWALNNACRQAAIWQALSPRPIKLAVNVSPVQLASPRLVDYVARTLRESRLSHSCLELEITESSLLKNSDPRHTPLHDLKALGVRIGLDDFGTGYSSLSYLQQLPIDTLKIDQAFVRNMHPDRPGVISSNPIVQTIVNLGNNLGLSLVAEGVETQAQKETLHGMGCHAFQGYLMGRPMEAAAMGIHLETQINTAFNALLGPPMQDRAV; the protein is encoded by the coding sequence ATGCTCTTGAAAGATATGGAAGCCTCGGAACTCGTGGAGCACCTGGCGAAGGCCCGGACGGAAGTGGCCCAGCTCAAGGCGCAGCTGGAGGGGCTCCGGGACCAGGACCCGCTCACCGGACTGCCCAACCGTTTCCGCCTGGCGGACCGCACGGGCCAGGCCATCCTCATGGCCCACCGGCAGGGGAACATGGTGGCCGTGCTCTTCATCGAACTGGACCGCTTCAAGTCCATCAACCAGACGCTGGGCTTCGCGGATTCCGACGACCTCTGCCTGCAGCTCACCCGGCGCATCTCCGTCCTGCTCCGCCCCGGGGACACCCTGGCCCGGGTGGGCAGCGACCAGTTCGCCGTGCTGCTGCCCGAGGTGCGGGATCCCCTGGAGCCGCTGCGCATCGCCCAGGGCATCCTGGACGCCCTGTGCATCCCCTACCGCGTCTCCAAGCGGGAGGTGCGGCTCACCGCCAGCATCGGCATCAGCCTCTCGCCCCAGGACGGGGACAACGCCTCCACCCTCCAGAAGGAGGCGGAGAACGCCTGCAACCGCGCCAAGGGCAGCGGCGGCAACGCCATCCAGTGCACCACCCTCACCCTCAGCGAGGCCGCCTTCGAGCGCCAGCAGATGGACGCCTTCCTGGGCGAGAGCCTCGCCAAGAACGAGATGCGGATCTTCTACCAGCCGCAGTTCAACATGGAAGGCCACATCATCGGCATGGAGGCCCTCCTGCGCTGGCAGCACCCGGTGCTGGGCGCCGTGCCGCCCTCCAAGTTCATCCCCCTGGCCGAGGAGAACCTCTTCATCCACACCCTGGGCGAGTGGGCCCTGAACAACGCCTGCCGCCAGGCCGCGATCTGGCAGGCCCTGAGCCCCCGCCCCATCAAGCTGGCCGTGAACGTCTCGCCGGTGCAGCTGGCCTCGCCGCGCCTGGTCGACTACGTGGCCCGCACCCTGCGGGAGTCCAGGCTCAGCCATTCCTGCCTGGAGCTGGAGATCACCGAGAGCAGCCTGCTGAAGAACTCGGACCCCCGCCACACGCCGCTGCACGACCTCAAGGCCCTGGGCGTGCGCATCGGCCTGGACGACTTCGGCACCGGGTATTCGAGCCTCTCCTACCTGCAGCAGCTGCCCATCGACACCCTGAAGATCGACCAGGCCTTCGTGCGCAACATGCACCCCGACCGCCCCGGCGTCATCTCCTCCAACCCCATCGTGCAGACCATCGTGAACCTGGGCAACAACCTGGGGCTGAGCCTGGTGGCCGAGGGCGTGGAGACCCAGGCCCAGAAGGAGACCCTCCACGGCATGGGCTGCCACGCCTTCCAGGGCTACCTCATGGGCCGTCCCATGGAGGCCGCGGCCATGGGCATCCACCTGGAGACCCAGATCAACACGGCCTTCAATGCCCTGCTGGGCCCCCCGATGCAGGACCGGGCAGTCTAG
- a CDS encoding class II D-tagatose-bisphosphate aldolase non-catalytic subunit, which yields MPERLLELCDSRRKGRSRAITAVCSAHPLVLRAAMDEALAAGGPLLVEASGNQVNQLGGYSGMTPEDFRALVLGLAAEAGLEASRLILGGDRLGPGPWRLQPAAQAMAKAGALAQACVAAGFRKLHLDTAVACAGDGPVVSPETAARRAASLCLLAEQTWQVRPEGHPPVYVLGLDASPESGPRVTPAQDVHRSLDLFQEALAREGAASAWERVVALVVQPGVAFSETAVHPYDRKKARPLAKAIAGRRPGMFEAHATDFQHPGVLRDLVQDGAGILKVGPWLTFAFREALFSLEDVARELRGSGPAIELRVVLDRAMRKDPAHWKDHHHGPDRSYTRLFSYRDRSRYYWTDPEVEEEVERLLAATAGPLPSQLLSRHLPMALDSVLDGELEPNGRAIVLHAVRRVLGHYVAACRENA from the coding sequence ATGCCTGAGCGGCTTCTGGAACTTTGCGACAGCCGGCGGAAGGGCCGATCCCGGGCCATCACGGCCGTGTGCTCCGCCCACCCTCTGGTGCTGCGGGCTGCCATGGATGAAGCCCTGGCCGCCGGGGGGCCGCTCCTTGTGGAGGCTTCCGGCAACCAGGTGAACCAGCTGGGAGGCTACTCGGGGATGACCCCGGAGGACTTCCGGGCCCTGGTCCTCGGCCTGGCCGCCGAAGCCGGCCTCGAAGCCTCCCGCCTCATCCTCGGCGGCGACCGGCTGGGGCCGGGCCCCTGGCGCCTCCAGCCGGCCGCCCAGGCCATGGCCAAGGCCGGGGCCCTGGCGCAGGCCTGCGTGGCGGCGGGGTTCCGCAAGCTCCACCTGGACACCGCGGTGGCCTGCGCCGGGGACGGGCCGGTGGTTTCCCCCGAGACCGCCGCCCGGCGGGCCGCGTCGCTCTGCCTGCTGGCCGAGCAGACCTGGCAGGTGCGCCCCGAAGGCCACCCGCCGGTGTACGTGCTGGGGCTGGACGCCTCCCCGGAGTCCGGGCCGCGGGTCACCCCGGCCCAGGACGTCCACCGTTCCCTGGACCTCTTCCAGGAAGCCCTGGCCAGGGAGGGGGCGGCTTCCGCCTGGGAGCGGGTCGTCGCCCTGGTGGTCCAGCCCGGCGTCGCGTTCAGCGAGACCGCGGTGCACCCCTATGACCGCAAGAAGGCCCGGCCCCTGGCCAAGGCCATCGCGGGCCGCAGGCCCGGGATGTTCGAGGCCCACGCCACCGACTTCCAGCACCCCGGCGTCCTTAGGGACCTGGTGCAGGACGGGGCGGGGATCCTCAAGGTCGGTCCCTGGCTGACCTTCGCCTTCCGGGAGGCCCTCTTCTCCCTGGAGGACGTGGCCCGGGAACTGCGCGGGTCGGGGCCCGCGATCGAGCTCCGGGTGGTCCTGGACCGCGCCATGCGCAAGGATCCCGCGCACTGGAAGGACCACCACCACGGTCCGGACCGGTCCTATACCCGGCTTTTCAGCTACCGGGACCGGTCCCGCTACTACTGGACCGACCCGGAGGTGGAGGAGGAGGTCGAGCGCCTCCTGGCCGCCACCGCGGGCCCGCTCCCGAGCCAGCTCCTGAGCCGGCACCTGCCCATGGCCCTGGACTCGGTCCTGGACGGCGAGCTGGAGCCCAACGGACGAGCCATTGTCCTGCATGCCGTTCGGCGGGTGCTGGGGCATTACGTCGCGGCCTGCCGGGAGAATGCATAG